The following coding sequences lie in one Cyanobacteriota bacterium genomic window:
- a CDS encoding BtpA/SgcQ family protein: MNLTTFKTATPIIGVVHLLPLPTSPRWGGSLKAVIDRAEQEATALASGGVDAIIVENFFDAPFSKDRVDPAVVSAMTVVVQRLMHLVTLPIGINVLRNDATSALAIATCTGATFIRVNILTGVMATDQGIIEGNAHHLLRYRRELGSDVKILADVLVKHASPIGAANLSLAVQDTIERGLADGVILSGWATGDPPTLEDLKTAREAAAGKPVFIGSGANWDNIPILIKAADGVIVSSSLKRHGQREQAIDPVRVSRFVEATRQAPSHTHP, encoded by the coding sequence GTGAATCTGACAACGTTTAAGACTGCAACTCCCATTATTGGTGTTGTTCACCTGTTACCATTACCTACTTCGCCCCGCTGGGGAGGTAGCCTCAAGGCTGTAATCGATCGGGCTGAACAGGAAGCCACTGCCCTAGCCTCTGGTGGCGTTGATGCCATCATTGTAGAGAATTTTTTTGATGCTCCCTTTAGCAAGGATCGGGTGGATCCAGCAGTGGTTAGTGCTATGACTGTAGTCGTGCAGCGCTTGATGCATTTAGTTACCTTGCCGATCGGCATTAACGTTCTCCGTAACGATGCAACTAGTGCCCTGGCGATCGCAACCTGCACAGGAGCCACCTTCATCCGCGTCAATATCTTGACTGGAGTCATGGCCACGGATCAAGGCATTATTGAGGGCAATGCCCATCACCTGTTGCGCTATCGGCGAGAATTGGGTAGCGATGTCAAGATTCTGGCCGATGTGTTGGTAAAACACGCTAGTCCCATCGGAGCTGCTAATCTGTCCCTAGCTGTGCAAGACACGATCGAACGAGGTCTTGCTGATGGTGTAATTCTGTCTGGCTGGGCAACAGGCGACCCCCCCACCCTAGAAGATCTGAAAACTGCCCGCGAAGCCGCCGCCGGTAAACCCGTTTTCATTGGTAGCGGAGCCAACTGGGATAATATTCCTATCCTGATCAAGGCGGCAGACGGCGTAATTGTCAGCAGTTCCCTAAAACGACACGGGCAGCGTGAACAGGCGATCGACCCCGTTCGCGTTAGCCGCTTTGTGGAAGCAACACGTCAAGCACCATCCCATACCCATCCTTAA
- a CDS encoding DUF2993 domain-containing protein has product MEFFAILLSGLISLVSPAGLIIDQVAANAIRSQFQSVEQLQVRVDNAPVHQILQGKANRLLISGKGLVLTQAFRIASLELEAENVNIDPSSLGRGQVSLGQPLQTGVRLILTQDDINRAIQAPGFADRLRGIAIDLPGPPQVQRQVQRYDFLNPQIKILDGDRLELSIN; this is encoded by the coding sequence ATGGAATTTTTTGCCATCCTGTTATCAGGGCTGATTAGCTTGGTATCGCCCGCAGGTTTGATCATCGACCAAGTAGCCGCCAATGCTATTCGCTCTCAATTCCAGTCTGTTGAGCAACTACAAGTGCGAGTAGACAATGCTCCTGTGCATCAAATTCTTCAGGGCAAGGCCAATCGCTTACTGATTTCAGGTAAAGGATTGGTGCTGACTCAAGCCTTCCGGATTGCGTCCCTAGAGTTAGAGGCTGAAAACGTCAACATCGATCCAAGTAGTTTAGGCCGGGGACAGGTCAGTTTAGGGCAACCTCTGCAAACTGGTGTTCGCCTGATTCTGACTCAGGATGACATCAATCGAGCCATTCAAGCGCCGGGATTTGCCGATCGCCTGCGGGGCATTGCCATTGACCTGCCTGGGCCACCTCAGGTGCAACGTCAGGTTCAGCGCTACGACTTTCTCAACCCCCAGATCAAAATCCTAGATGGCGATCGGCTAGAACTGTCCATCAAC
- the lpxC gene encoding UDP-3-O-acyl-N-acetylglucosamine deacetylase, translating into MLETQSQPTATDPAQPAISPYQHTLATAIEQTGIGLHTGAETHVRVLPAASGEGRYFVRVDLPTQPQIPATIAAVGQTMLSTELTANGSAVRTVEHLLSALLGMGVDNARIEIDGPEVPLLDGSAQPWAAAIAQAGLTTQPAERQRPTLTEPVWLRHGDAFVAALPAPQLRFSYGIDFDLAAIGNQWHSWSPEVASFADEVAPARTFGLAHQIEQLRAAGLIKGGSLDNALVCGSDGWINPPLRFANEPARHKLLDLVGDMSLLGTLPIAHFIAYKASHSLHTQLVRSLQATLT; encoded by the coding sequence ATGCTGGAAACCCAGTCTCAACCCACGGCAACGGATCCTGCACAGCCTGCAATTAGCCCCTATCAGCACACCCTAGCCACTGCGATTGAGCAAACGGGCATAGGCTTGCACACCGGAGCGGAAACCCACGTGCGCGTGTTGCCAGCCGCATCTGGAGAAGGCCGCTATTTTGTCCGGGTTGATTTGCCTACACAACCTCAGATTCCAGCTACGATCGCTGCTGTGGGTCAAACCATGCTCTCTACAGAACTGACGGCTAATGGCAGTGCTGTTCGCACAGTGGAACACCTGCTATCGGCCTTGTTGGGTATGGGGGTAGACAATGCTCGCATTGAAATTGATGGCCCTGAAGTGCCGTTGCTAGACGGGTCAGCTCAACCCTGGGCCGCCGCGATCGCCCAAGCTGGCCTCACCACTCAACCAGCCGAACGCCAGCGCCCTACTCTGACAGAGCCTGTGTGGTTACGCCATGGAGATGCCTTTGTAGCTGCATTGCCTGCTCCACAGTTGCGCTTTAGCTACGGGATTGATTTTGATCTAGCAGCGATTGGTAATCAGTGGCACAGTTGGTCACCAGAGGTGGCTAGCTTTGCCGATGAAGTAGCTCCAGCCCGTACCTTTGGCTTGGCACACCAGATTGAACAACTGCGGGCGGCTGGGTTGATCAAAGGCGGCAGTCTAGACAATGCCTTGGTCTGTGGGTCGGATGGCTGGATTAACCCTCCCCTGCGCTTTGCCAATGAACCTGCTCGCCACAAACTGTTGGACTTAGTTGGCGACATGAGCCTACTAGGGACGCTACCGATCGCCCACTTTATAGCCTATAAGGCTAGCCATAGCTTGCACACTCAGCTTGTTCGCTCACTACAAGCCACACTCACCTGA
- the efp gene encoding elongation factor P → MISSNDFRTGTTIELDGSVWKVVEFLHVKPGKGSAFVRTKLKNAQTGNVVERTFRAGEMVPQATLEKSVMQHTYKDGDEYVFMDMSTYEEGRLTADQIGDRVKYLKDGMEVNVVRWGTQVIEVELPNSVVLEVVQTDPGVKGDTATGGTKPAIVETGAQVMVPLFISVGEKIRIDTRSDTYLGREN, encoded by the coding sequence ATGATTTCTAGCAATGATTTTCGTACTGGTACCACGATCGAACTTGATGGCAGCGTGTGGAAAGTTGTGGAATTTCTCCACGTTAAGCCAGGAAAAGGCTCGGCCTTTGTGCGTACTAAACTCAAAAATGCTCAGACAGGTAACGTAGTTGAGCGCACCTTCCGAGCTGGTGAAATGGTGCCCCAAGCCACTCTGGAAAAGTCTGTTATGCAACACACCTATAAAGACGGTGATGAGTATGTGTTCATGGACATGAGCACCTATGAAGAAGGTCGTCTGACCGCAGATCAGATTGGCGATCGGGTCAAGTATTTGAAAGATGGCATGGAAGTCAACGTGGTGCGCTGGGGTACCCAGGTAATCGAAGTGGAATTGCCCAACTCGGTTGTGCTGGAGGTTGTGCAGACCGACCCTGGGGTCAAGGGAGACACGGCTACTGGTGGCACTAAGCCTGCGATCGTCGAGACTGGTGCTCAAGTGATGGTGCCGCTCTTTATCTCGGTTGGCGAGAAGATTCGGATTGACACTCGGTCTGATACCTATCTAGGTCGAGAGAACTAA
- the accB gene encoding acetyl-CoA carboxylase biotin carboxyl carrier protein: protein MALSIEELRELLITIDQTSIAELTLKSDDFELTVRRDTVASPEPGAKIPASTQVVSPPPTIAVPEPTVPATPTPAAMPTPSPLEKKLVEITSPMVGTFYRAPAPDEPPFVNVGDRIRPGQTVCIIEAMKLMNELEAEVAGEIVEILVDNAQPVEYGQVLMRINPA, encoded by the coding sequence GTGGCATTGAGCATTGAGGAATTGCGGGAACTCTTGATCACGATAGATCAAACCAGTATTGCAGAATTGACGCTGAAGTCTGATGACTTTGAGTTAACTGTTCGCCGTGATACTGTGGCATCGCCAGAGCCAGGGGCAAAGATTCCTGCAAGTACACAAGTGGTGAGTCCGCCACCGACGATCGCAGTTCCTGAACCAACAGTTCCTGCTACTCCTACCCCAGCGGCAATGCCCACGCCCTCCCCTCTGGAAAAAAAGCTGGTAGAGATTACCTCCCCGATGGTGGGTACGTTTTATCGCGCCCCTGCTCCCGATGAACCACCATTTGTGAACGTGGGCGATCGCATTCGGCCAGGGCAGACCGTCTGTATTATTGAGGCTATGAAGCTGATGAATGAGTTAGAAGCCGAGGTCGCTGGCGAAATTGTTGAAATTCTTGTAGACAACGCTCAGCCAGTAGAATATGGACAGGTGTTGATGCGTATTAACCCAGCCTAA
- a CDS encoding metallophosphoesterase — MSLNRRQFLILGGLGSLGLLVANKVGLDRFTGSPWSSQVNNINNIFTTSQESSSSITSDGQTIAATESPMFRFVAVADTGTGGSGQYRVAAAMTRYHRQYPFDLVILAGDNIYNNGEIEKINAVFEKPYKPLLDQGVQFRACLGNHDIRTANGDPQVRYPGFNMTGRYYTFARDPVQFFALDTNTNADWEAQQPWLERELSQSTARWKIVFGHHQIYSSGHYGLNEGLIKRLTPVFRKYGVQLYINGHDHHYERSQPIDGTTYLICGAGAGTRPVGHSTWTAYSAQTLSFAAIAVYPDYLLIQGIGTRNQIFDQGIVYRSLVG, encoded by the coding sequence ATGAGCCTTAATCGTCGCCAATTTCTGATACTAGGTGGTCTAGGTAGTCTGGGCTTACTAGTAGCCAACAAGGTTGGGCTTGATCGGTTTACAGGCAGCCCATGGTCTAGCCAAGTCAACAATATCAACAATATATTTACAACTAGCCAGGAGTCATCAAGCTCTATAACGAGTGATGGACAGACGATCGCCGCTACCGAATCACCTATGTTCCGATTTGTTGCCGTCGCTGACACAGGCACTGGCGGCTCAGGGCAATATCGCGTTGCGGCTGCCATGACTCGTTATCATCGGCAATATCCTTTTGATCTAGTGATTTTGGCAGGGGACAATATTTACAACAACGGCGAAATTGAGAAAATCAATGCTGTGTTTGAAAAACCCTACAAGCCATTGCTAGATCAGGGCGTGCAGTTTCGAGCTTGTCTAGGAAATCACGATATCCGCACTGCTAATGGGGATCCACAAGTGCGCTATCCCGGCTTTAATATGACCGGGCGCTACTACACCTTTGCCCGTGATCCGGTGCAGTTTTTTGCCCTAGACACTAACACCAACGCCGACTGGGAAGCACAACAACCTTGGCTAGAGCGCGAACTCAGCCAAAGCACAGCCCGCTGGAAGATTGTCTTTGGGCATCACCAAATCTATTCCTCTGGACACTATGGATTGAATGAGGGGCTAATCAAGCGTCTGACCCCTGTGTTCCGTAAATATGGTGTTCAGCTTTACATCAATGGGCACGATCATCACTACGAACGATCGCAGCCCATCGATGGCACTACTTACCTCATCTGTGGTGCTGGTGCTGGCACGCGCCCAGTTGGGCATTCTACCTGGACAGCCTATTCCGCCCAAACCCTTAGCTTTGCTGCGATCGCCGTCTATCCTGATTATCTGTTGATTCAAGGCATTGGCACCAGGAATCAGATTTTTGACCAGGGCATTGTCTATCGGTCTCTCGTTGGCTGA
- a CDS encoding HupE/UreJ family protein, which translates to MNRLQNRAALLLGTTAITVLLPTIAQAHTGQGAASGFWHGVTHPIGGLDHILAMVAVGIWASQIGGKALWIVPLSFVGVMALSGIAGMAGVPLPLVEQGIVLSVLVLGVLIAATAKFPLPVSAAIVGLLAIFHGYAHGAEMPDNTTGLLYGLGFVISTALLHAIGIGAGWLVQRFTKEQVIRYVGGAIALSSLYLWFA; encoded by the coding sequence ATGAACAGACTGCAAAACCGTGCCGCTCTGCTGTTAGGAACCACTGCAATAACGGTGTTATTGCCGACGATTGCTCAAGCTCATACTGGGCAAGGGGCAGCCTCTGGTTTCTGGCATGGCGTTACCCATCCTATTGGAGGGCTAGATCACATTCTCGCCATGGTTGCCGTGGGCATTTGGGCATCACAAATTGGTGGCAAGGCACTGTGGATTGTTCCCCTCAGTTTTGTGGGTGTTATGGCTCTAAGCGGCATCGCAGGTATGGCAGGTGTTCCCTTGCCCCTAGTGGAGCAGGGTATTGTGCTTTCGGTCTTAGTGTTAGGGGTGCTTATCGCCGCAACGGCAAAATTCCCTCTGCCTGTCAGTGCAGCGATCGTTGGTCTGCTGGCAATTTTTCATGGCTATGCCCACGGAGCAGAAATGCCCGACAACACAACTGGTCTGCTGTATGGACTTGGGTTTGTCATCTCTACAGCCTTACTTCATGCCATTGGCATCGGGGCCGGATGGCTAGTCCAGCGGTTTACTAAGGAGCAGGTCATTCGCTATGTAGGCGGAGCGATCGCCCTCAGCAGCTTGTATCTTTGGTTTGCATAG
- a CDS encoding branched-chain amino acid ABC transporter permease has product MATFLTTYGFLIVSMLLGAMLGLSLYLPLMAGQLSLASPGFYALGGYIAAVLSTKVFSPVGSFPVPLLLLEMVVAGCLSGLLGLVVGIPTLRLRGIYLAIATIAVVEILRVLSLNLEITGGAVGIFAVPQPFSSAIEYLWIVLPMLVLSMIFFHRLEHSRTGRAFLAIREDELVADAIGINPTYYKVLAFTLGAILAGMVGAISAHFLNTWNARQGTFDVSIIHLTFVLIGGSRTFWGAVLGGMVLTALPEVLRATADLPGLSPYVAQFLRDGRLMVFGLLIVLGTIFFPQGLVKSTWFDAAPSGSRQTKPTN; this is encoded by the coding sequence ATGGCAACTTTCCTCACCACCTATGGATTTCTGATTGTCTCAATGTTGTTGGGGGCAATGCTGGGCTTGTCTCTCTATCTGCCGTTGATGGCCGGCCAATTGTCACTGGCTAGCCCTGGATTTTATGCCTTGGGAGGCTACATCGCTGCTGTGCTATCGACTAAGGTTTTCTCGCCAGTGGGTAGTTTTCCGGTACCACTACTGTTGCTAGAGATGGTGGTGGCGGGTTGCCTATCTGGTCTGTTGGGGCTAGTTGTAGGCATTCCTACCCTAAGACTACGGGGCATCTATCTGGCGATCGCCACTATTGCTGTCGTAGAGATTTTGCGCGTGCTCTCCCTAAACTTGGAAATCACCGGAGGAGCCGTGGGTATTTTTGCGGTGCCCCAGCCCTTCAGTAGTGCGATCGAGTATCTGTGGATTGTATTGCCCATGCTAGTTTTGAGCATGATATTTTTTCATCGCCTAGAGCATAGCCGCACAGGCAGAGCTTTTTTGGCTATCCGAGAAGATGAGCTAGTTGCTGACGCGATCGGGATTAATCCTACCTATTACAAAGTGCTAGCCTTTACCCTAGGAGCTATCCTAGCGGGCATGGTTGGGGCCATTAGTGCCCACTTCTTAAACACCTGGAATGCTCGTCAAGGCACCTTTGATGTCAGCATTATTCACCTAACGTTTGTGCTGATTGGTGGCTCCCGCACATTTTGGGGGGCAGTACTAGGTGGTATGGTGCTTACAGCTCTACCTGAAGTGCTACGCGCAACTGCCGACTTACCAGGACTATCCCCATACGTGGCCCAGTTTTTACGCGACGGGCGCTTGATGGTGTTTGGGCTGTTGATTGTCCTAGGAACTATTTTCTTTCCCCAGGGGCTAGTCAAGTCTACATGGTTCGATGCCGCCCCTTCAGGGTCACGCCAGACGAAACCAACAAACTAA
- a CDS encoding ATP-binding cassette domain-containing protein — MATDVPAIITVNDLTKVYPVAVKQPGLKGTLGHFFRRTYRHVEAVKQVSFQIQPGEIVGFLGPNGAGKTTTLKMLTGLIHPSAGEVMVTGHVPFRREPEFLHQITLVMGQKQQLIWDLPAIDSLHINAAVYDIPDKEFRYRVGELSEMLGITDKLHQPVRKLSLGERMKAELLAALVHRPQVLFLDEPTLGLDVNAQVSVRDFLRDYNQRYGATVILTSHYMADITALCDRVLLIYGGSLIYDGSLDGLVAQFAPYREVKVEFATCHTQDVLAAYGEVQAIDGREARFVVQRHVLTRTVSQILANLDVLDLTVTDPPIEEVIGRVFQAGNTLTSA, encoded by the coding sequence ATCGCCACCGATGTCCCCGCTATCATTACTGTTAATGACCTCACGAAGGTATATCCCGTCGCAGTCAAACAACCTGGACTCAAGGGAACCCTAGGTCACTTTTTCCGCCGCACCTATCGCCATGTGGAAGCAGTGAAACAGGTATCATTTCAAATTCAGCCAGGGGAAATTGTTGGTTTCTTGGGGCCGAATGGTGCAGGCAAAACGACAACGCTGAAGATGCTGACTGGCTTAATCCATCCCTCGGCTGGTGAGGTCATGGTGACTGGACATGTGCCCTTTCGTCGAGAACCAGAATTTTTACACCAAATCACACTGGTTATGGGTCAAAAGCAACAGTTGATTTGGGATTTGCCTGCGATCGATTCCCTACACATTAATGCTGCTGTTTACGACATCCCCGACAAAGAATTTCGCTATCGCGTGGGGGAATTGTCAGAAATGCTTGGCATCACCGATAAACTCCACCAACCTGTGCGCAAACTCTCCCTAGGGGAACGCATGAAAGCTGAACTGCTGGCAGCGCTGGTGCACCGTCCCCAAGTGCTGTTTTTGGATGAGCCAACTCTGGGACTAGATGTCAACGCTCAGGTGAGTGTCCGAGATTTTTTGCGAGACTACAACCAGCGCTATGGTGCCACCGTGATTTTGACCAGTCACTACATGGCGGACATCACGGCTCTGTGCGATCGCGTGTTGCTGATCTATGGTGGTAGCCTAATCTATGACGGTAGTCTAGATGGTCTAGTTGCCCAATTTGCCCCCTACCGAGAGGTAAAAGTTGAGTTTGCGACCTGCCACACGCAGGATGTGCTTGCAGCCTATGGCGAGGTACAGGCGATCGACGGTCGCGAGGCCCGCTTTGTAGTGCAGCGTCACGTGCTAACTCGTACAGTTTCTCAAATTCTTGCCAACTTAGACGTGCTGGATTTGACCGTAACGGATCCGCCGATTGAAGAAGTCATTGGTCGTGTGTTTCAGGCAGGGAACACCCTCACCTCAGCATGA